The following coding sequences are from one Pseudoalteromonas carrageenovora IAM 12662 window:
- a CDS encoding YHYH protein, whose amino-acid sequence MKNLWILCFAIVYGVSLAGCNNNTSDTQSSESNTFKLVSNVMKNNGTLPVAYTCDGNSVNPPLSWSGAPKGTKYYALIMHHNAPDGVHWYWNVYNINASTSHINSGQNLADIKAELGSNSVNNLNQYAPPCSKGPGEKRYTYTVYALSDAINFAKNTQVDRATLLKAIKNITLDSAQMTVTYERAGSPHKPARKKPKVHEGIKTPLSLVNSAPPVDLTALQSSRCNTIKSSVNNAGFSKNARVTCDNQYAYIVSNTYPEHPVMTGITGTNEQVPVPAKNYAAPIKLAPEKAKKLTTIDAALGVAVNGVPIYDYSSQGELNVNQYDAKHDTLKLGQLDNCGGHAGRGDDYHYHVAPTCMIDTMKNQSSDAIIGWAYDGYPLYGNKNPDGSTIAKNELDVCNGQSDSKFGYRYHTSKNAPYIFQCLVGEVDTRVLPRVAPLSGDTQGIRSQLKPPVGGVTNLTHTVGEDGSRTMRYTYKNEQYFTTYSPSKQGDDCFDFKQKTISNKNGIQTGTFCRGQQPQAKKLSQNNPEARFKLEAWADNWFAAYIGDKLLIEDSVPITTERSFNAESINFSASYPIQLNFIIKDFKQNNTGLEYIGTRRQQMGDGGFIMQITDTKNNKIVAVSNKTLKCEMLHKAPLDKTCENSQNPTAGIAPCKYMAKEAPRDWLKSNFDDSTWPNATEHTTSSVSPKDGFDDINWDKTAQFIWGSDLETDNTLICRVTINEPH is encoded by the coding sequence ATGAAAAACTTATGGATATTATGCTTTGCCATAGTGTACGGGGTTTCGTTAGCTGGGTGTAATAACAACACAAGTGATACACAAAGCTCGGAATCCAATACGTTTAAATTAGTTAGTAACGTAATGAAAAATAACGGTACGTTACCTGTAGCCTATACCTGTGATGGCAATAGTGTTAACCCCCCTCTTAGCTGGAGTGGAGCACCAAAAGGCACAAAGTATTATGCTCTCATAATGCATCACAATGCGCCCGATGGAGTACATTGGTATTGGAATGTTTATAATATTAATGCAAGCACTTCACACATAAATAGCGGCCAAAATTTAGCTGATATTAAAGCAGAACTTGGTAGCAACAGTGTTAATAATTTGAACCAGTATGCGCCGCCTTGCTCAAAGGGGCCTGGTGAAAAACGCTATACATATACTGTTTATGCACTATCGGATGCGATAAATTTTGCTAAAAACACTCAAGTAGATAGAGCTACCTTACTTAAAGCTATAAAAAATATTACCCTAGACTCAGCACAAATGACGGTAACTTACGAGCGAGCAGGCAGTCCACATAAGCCTGCACGTAAAAAGCCTAAAGTGCATGAAGGTATAAAAACACCTTTAAGTTTAGTTAACTCAGCACCTCCTGTTGATTTAACAGCTTTGCAATCTAGTCGCTGTAATACAATAAAAAGCTCTGTAAATAACGCAGGGTTTAGTAAAAACGCACGCGTTACCTGCGATAACCAATATGCTTACATAGTATCGAATACTTACCCTGAACACCCTGTGATGACGGGTATAACAGGTACTAATGAACAGGTGCCAGTACCAGCAAAAAATTACGCCGCACCTATTAAGTTAGCTCCCGAAAAGGCCAAAAAGCTTACAACAATAGATGCAGCACTTGGTGTAGCGGTAAATGGTGTACCAATTTACGATTATTCATCGCAAGGTGAGTTAAACGTTAATCAGTATGATGCCAAACACGATACTTTAAAGTTAGGCCAACTAGATAACTGTGGCGGCCATGCAGGGCGCGGGGATGATTACCACTACCATGTAGCACCCACATGTATGATCGACACAATGAAAAACCAAAGCAGTGATGCCATTATTGGCTGGGCGTACGACGGATACCCGCTGTATGGCAATAAAAACCCTGATGGCAGTACCATTGCCAAAAACGAACTCGATGTGTGTAACGGGCAAAGTGATAGCAAGTTTGGCTACCGATACCACACATCAAAAAATGCACCGTATATTTTTCAATGTTTAGTAGGTGAGGTCGATACGCGTGTATTACCACGAGTTGCGCCGCTTAGTGGTGATACCCAAGGTATTAGATCTCAATTAAAACCACCTGTTGGTGGGGTAACAAATTTAACTCACACAGTAGGCGAAGATGGTAGCCGTACTATGCGCTACACATATAAAAATGAGCAATACTTTACAACTTATAGTCCTTCAAAGCAGGGGGATGACTGTTTTGACTTTAAACAAAAAACCATTAGTAACAAAAACGGTATTCAAACAGGGACTTTTTGCCGAGGTCAGCAACCACAAGCTAAAAAACTAAGTCAAAATAATCCCGAAGCTCGTTTTAAATTAGAGGCATGGGCCGACAATTGGTTTGCAGCCTATATTGGAGATAAATTACTAATTGAAGACTCTGTACCTATTACTACAGAGCGATCTTTTAATGCAGAAAGCATTAACTTTTCAGCGTCTTACCCTATACAGCTTAATTTTATTATTAAAGACTTTAAGCAAAATAATACAGGGCTTGAGTACATAGGTACGCGCAGGCAGCAAATGGGCGATGGTGGTTTTATAATGCAAATTACTGATACCAAAAATAATAAAATAGTGGCGGTAAGTAATAAAACCTTAAAATGTGAAATGTTACACAAAGCCCCACTAGATAAAACATGTGAAAATAGCCAAAACCCAACCGCAGGTATCGCTCCGTGCAAATATATGGCAAAAGAAGCGCCACGCGATTGGTTAAAAAGTAACTTTGATGACAGCACCTGGCCTAATGCTACCGAGCATACCACCTCCTCGGTAAGCCCTAAAGACGGGTTCGATGATATAAACTGGGATAAAACCGCACAGTTTATTTGGGGTAGCGATTTAGAGACCGATAATACGCTTATTTGTAGAGTGACTATAAATGAGCCGCATTAA
- a CDS encoding ATP-binding protein: MKLIHKFFLAFFITNITLVGLMFVFIYMNFASEFNNFVEKEEQQHLANVKQQLAKVYSQYNSWQGISQSVHLWRSIVAPKSKPVKSKPKSSVASKPLQPTPSLLWINLPADLLKTGQRISLYNAEKQVVVGKPQIADNPHIEPIVINKNTVGWLGLMPSRLVENSPAKAFLTAQFHNYFMITLLVILLAFVMAILLSRHLTKPIKQIVHGTNQLNKGNFSNRITPLTRDELGILTSNVNELANTLEHNQQMRFQWMSDTSHELKTPITVLRSHLLAVQDGVFIADEKRINLLIEQVDNLNHIVDDLAQLVNNDTANLTYHFNKLDLTKVFKLALQNFSARFKERSLTLNNESLIAAPQYFINADKDRLMQLFTNLLENTCRYTHAGGQVNITICKNLKRKEVTLCIQDSAPGVKSEELNKLFERFYRVEKSRNREFGGSGLGLALCQQIVLAHNGDITLGHSALGGLEAKITLPLFE, from the coding sequence GTGAAACTAATACATAAATTCTTTTTAGCATTTTTTATAACGAATATAACGCTCGTAGGCTTAATGTTTGTGTTTATTTATATGAACTTTGCTAGCGAGTTTAATAACTTTGTTGAAAAAGAAGAACAACAGCATTTAGCTAATGTAAAACAGCAACTTGCCAAAGTGTATAGCCAATATAATAGCTGGCAGGGTATTTCTCAAAGTGTACATTTATGGCGCTCTATTGTTGCCCCAAAATCTAAACCAGTTAAAAGCAAGCCAAAAAGTAGCGTAGCAAGCAAACCACTACAACCAACCCCCTCATTGTTATGGATAAATTTACCCGCCGATTTGCTTAAAACAGGGCAGCGTATTAGCTTATATAACGCAGAGAAACAGGTTGTGGTAGGCAAGCCTCAAATAGCCGACAATCCTCATATTGAGCCTATAGTAATTAACAAAAATACCGTTGGCTGGCTTGGTTTAATGCCGTCACGCTTAGTTGAAAACAGCCCCGCAAAAGCCTTTTTAACGGCTCAGTTTCATAACTACTTTATGATTACGCTGCTTGTAATTTTATTGGCTTTTGTAATGGCTATTTTACTCTCTCGTCATTTAACTAAGCCAATTAAACAAATAGTGCATGGCACAAATCAGCTTAATAAAGGGAACTTTTCAAACCGAATAACCCCTTTAACGCGCGATGAGCTAGGTATACTCACAAGTAACGTAAACGAGTTGGCTAATACACTTGAGCACAACCAGCAAATGCGCTTTCAATGGATGTCGGATACGTCTCATGAACTTAAAACCCCCATTACTGTATTGCGCTCTCATTTATTAGCTGTGCAAGATGGCGTTTTTATAGCCGACGAAAAACGTATAAACTTATTAATAGAGCAAGTAGATAACTTAAATCATATTGTTGACGACCTAGCTCAACTGGTAAATAACGACACAGCTAATTTAACCTATCATTTTAATAAGCTTGATTTAACCAAGGTATTTAAACTCGCTTTACAAAATTTTAGTGCACGTTTTAAAGAGCGCTCGCTAACCTTAAACAATGAAAGTTTAATTGCCGCGCCACAATATTTTATAAATGCCGATAAAGACCGCTTAATGCAGTTATTTACCAACCTACTAGAAAACACTTGCAGATACACCCATGCTGGTGGGCAAGTAAATATAACTATTTGCAAAAACCTTAAACGTAAAGAAGTTACATTATGTATTCAAGACTCAGCACCCGGGGTCAAAAGCGAAGAATTAAACAAACTTTTTGAGCGATTTTACCGAGTAGAAAAGTCTCGTAATAGAGAATTTGGCGGCTCGGGGCTCGGCTTAGCGCTTTGCCAGCAAATAGTGTTGGCGCACAATGGCGATATTACGCTTGGCCATAGTGCACTAGGTGGGCTCGAAGCTAAAATAACTTTACCGCTTTTTGAGTAA
- a CDS encoding response regulator: MTKQKILIVEDEKNIAEVLIAYSQQQGYSTEYFNTGNGVVSFVKNNQPDLILLDLMIPHIDGLTICKQVRSFSSIPIIMVTAKREELDRLQGLELGADDYICKPFSPKEVMARIKAVLRRLSQPKNNVVSYGEFELFKDDYVALVHGKSLALTAVEFKIFLLFISHVGRVFSREDIINSVYNHTVEISDRNIDNHIKNIRKKINDIKSDLNPITAVYGVGYKLNG, encoded by the coding sequence ATGACTAAACAAAAAATACTAATAGTAGAAGACGAAAAAAACATAGCCGAAGTACTCATAGCTTACAGCCAACAACAAGGTTACAGCACAGAGTATTTTAACACTGGCAATGGAGTAGTGAGCTTTGTAAAAAATAATCAGCCCGATTTAATTTTACTCGATTTAATGATCCCTCATATTGACGGGCTAACTATTTGCAAACAGGTTAGGTCGTTTTCAAGCATACCTATTATTATGGTAACCGCCAAACGTGAAGAGCTAGACCGATTACAAGGGCTTGAACTTGGCGCTGATGACTACATATGCAAACCTTTTAGCCCTAAAGAGGTGATGGCCAGAATAAAAGCCGTATTAAGGCGCTTAAGCCAGCCTAAAAATAATGTAGTTAGCTATGGTGAATTTGAGTTATTTAAAGATGATTACGTAGCTTTAGTCCATGGTAAAAGCCTAGCGCTGACAGCAGTAGAGTTTAAAATATTTTTATTGTTTATTAGCCATGTGGGCCGTGTATTTAGCCGTGAAGATATCATTAATAGCGTTTATAACCACACAGTTGAAATATCAGACCGTAATATTGATAACCACATTAAAAATATTCGTAAAAAAATTAATGATATTAAAAGCGATTTAAACCCTATTACTGCAGTTTATGGGGTTGGCTATAAGCTTAATGGCTAA
- a CDS encoding RDD family protein: MNTQIDFTSYTLDELYSSAKVIDRERFPERAKEIDELIKTREAQDPTQNTDSKIVGEQASRGDRLVAAIIDGLIGIAFTIPLMMYIGFDSLMQPTLGLSLFLLGYGVLSVLVLHGYLMYHSGQTIGKYCMSIRIENIDGTKASFTTIYFKRMLPMQLLSLVPSVGQVIAGVVNPAFIFAKDKRCLHDHIAGTKVSYIEK, from the coding sequence TTGAACACTCAAATAGACTTTACCTCCTACACCTTAGATGAGCTTTACTCCAGCGCAAAAGTAATTGATCGAGAACGCTTTCCTGAGCGCGCAAAAGAAATAGACGAGCTTATTAAAACCCGAGAAGCGCAAGATCCCACACAAAATACCGACTCAAAAATAGTGGGCGAACAAGCATCACGCGGGGATAGGCTCGTTGCTGCCATAATTGATGGCCTAATAGGAATCGCTTTTACTATACCTTTAATGATGTATATCGGCTTTGATAGCTTAATGCAGCCAACCCTTGGGTTATCTTTGTTTTTATTGGGTTATGGTGTACTTAGCGTTTTAGTACTTCATGGTTACCTTATGTATCACAGCGGACAAACTATTGGTAAGTACTGTATGTCTATTCGTATAGAAAACATAGATGGCACAAAAGCGAGTTTTACAACTATTTACTTTAAACGCATGTTACCCATGCAGCTGTTATCGCTTGTACCTTCTGTAGGGCAGGTGATAGCTGGCGTAGTTAATCCAGCCTTTATTTTTGCAAAAGATAAACGCTGTTTACACGACCATATAGCAGGAACCAAAGTGAGTTATATTGAGAAGTAG
- a CDS encoding trimeric intracellular cation channel family protein produces the protein MTAEYFMVLGLLGVAFFSVAGALLGYEKSISGFGVVVVATVTALGGGTLRDILLDKPIFWIATPEYLYSTYAAIIATIFFVRYLPHVNNYYFLLVDAIGMALFNIMGIEKALISGTGMVIAITMGITTGIFGGLIRDVICREVPSVMRNEPYASACLVGGLVYAALFTIEVDYIWCILGSLFTTVFLRLGSLKWGWHLTIFRKKDFKDQRE, from the coding sequence ATGACCGCTGAATATTTTATGGTGTTGGGGCTGCTTGGGGTGGCATTTTTTTCGGTAGCAGGTGCATTGCTCGGCTATGAAAAAAGCATAAGTGGTTTTGGTGTAGTGGTGGTAGCAACTGTAACTGCTTTAGGTGGCGGCACGCTAAGAGACATACTTTTAGATAAACCTATATTTTGGATAGCCACGCCTGAGTATTTATACTCAACATACGCCGCTATTATTGCCACCATATTTTTTGTGCGTTACTTACCTCATGTAAATAACTATTATTTTTTATTAGTCGATGCCATAGGTATGGCGTTATTTAATATTATGGGGATAGAAAAAGCCTTAATAAGCGGCACAGGTATGGTAATAGCGATAACAATGGGGATCACCACAGGGATTTTTGGCGGCCTAATACGAGACGTAATTTGCCGCGAAGTACCTTCAGTTATGCGAAACGAGCCCTATGCTTCAGCCTGTTTAGTAGGCGGCCTAGTTTATGCTGCGCTGTTTACCATAGAAGTCGATTACATTTGGTGTATTTTAGGCTCACTTTTTACCACTGTATTTTTAAGATTAGGCTCGCTTAAATGGGGCTGGCACCTAACCATTTTCAGAAAAAAAGATTTTAAAGATCAAAGAGAGTAG
- a CDS encoding GNAT family N-acetyltransferase, protein MVFKFIKAAYSDRGYLLSLRKLTMVEHLENAGLFLTEQQHNERVDEQYDCSHLIQFNGDILGTLKYKIWGSHIEIMQLQIHPNHQNKGYGRGVIEQVIKTAKLKPIKLTVLKNNPAKALYTRLGFKITEEDNYEYHMQTQPINN, encoded by the coding sequence ATGGTTTTTAAATTCATAAAGGCAGCATATTCAGACCGAGGCTACTTATTAAGCCTCAGAAAACTGACTATGGTTGAACACTTAGAAAATGCCGGGTTATTTTTAACTGAGCAACAGCATAATGAAAGGGTTGATGAGCAATACGATTGCTCTCATCTCATACAGTTTAATGGTGATATTTTAGGTACGTTAAAGTACAAAATATGGGGTAGCCACATTGAAATAATGCAATTGCAAATACACCCCAACCATCAAAATAAAGGCTACGGCAGAGGCGTTATTGAGCAAGTAATTAAAACTGCAAAGTTAAAGCCTATCAAACTAACAGTACTTAAAAACAACCCTGCTAAAGCACTTTATACTCGACTAGGCTTTAAGATCACTGAGGAAGATAACTATGAGTACCATATGCAAACCCAGCCTATAAATAACTAA